A single genomic interval of Rosistilla ulvae harbors:
- a CDS encoding glycosyltransferase family 9 protein: protein MSDKPYRILISRLSAIGDCIATLPMAAAIKAAMPNATITWAVSCAARQLLEICPDVDRVISVPKRYLRTPSDLMAMRRQLRQQPFDCVLDPQSLTKSAALGWMSNAPLRIGFAKPRGRELAPWMNTVSVDSDPDLHVIDAQAELLRPLDIVPGKPQFNLNIPDDVSRWAKQHVTETVGDPNPVIMNPGAGWDSKMWPAERFGQVAAWLRNEHKIPTLIVWAGQRERELAEQIRQVSDGAAVLAADTSLVQLAAVLKHTKLFLSSDTGPMHLAVAVGTRCVTLHGPTRPELSGPYGPEHLSIQKARFDGTSRQRRSADNWSMRAIEVVDVCAGLTQMLSRSSRVAA, encoded by the coding sequence ATGTCCGACAAACCCTACCGTATTTTGATTTCGCGTTTGTCCGCGATTGGTGACTGCATCGCAACCCTGCCGATGGCCGCGGCGATCAAGGCGGCGATGCCCAACGCAACGATCACGTGGGCGGTTTCCTGCGCGGCCCGGCAACTCCTTGAGATCTGCCCCGACGTCGATCGCGTGATCTCCGTTCCCAAACGCTATCTCCGCACTCCCAGCGATCTGATGGCGATGCGTCGACAGCTTCGCCAGCAACCGTTCGACTGTGTGCTCGATCCACAAAGCCTTACCAAAAGCGCCGCCTTGGGATGGATGAGCAATGCGCCGCTGCGGATCGGATTTGCCAAACCGCGAGGCCGTGAACTAGCCCCATGGATGAACACGGTCTCCGTCGACAGCGATCCCGATCTTCACGTGATCGACGCCCAAGCCGAACTGCTGCGACCGCTGGACATCGTGCCGGGCAAGCCGCAGTTCAACCTGAACATTCCCGACGACGTCAGCCGTTGGGCCAAACAGCATGTGACGGAAACCGTCGGCGATCCCAACCCCGTGATTATGAATCCCGGAGCCGGTTGGGACAGCAAGATGTGGCCGGCGGAGCGGTTTGGGCAGGTCGCGGCGTGGCTTCGCAACGAACACAAAATCCCGACCCTGATCGTATGGGCGGGCCAACGCGAACGCGAATTGGCCGAACAGATTCGCCAGGTTTCCGATGGCGCCGCGGTCTTGGCAGCCGACACGTCGCTGGTCCAGTTGGCCGCGGTCTTGAAACATACGAAGCTGTTTCTCAGCAGCGACACCGGCCCGATGCATCTTGCCGTCGCCGTCGGCACCCGCTGCGTCACGCTACACGGACCGACGCGGCCGGAGTTGTCGGGCCCTTATGGCCCCGAACATCTTTCGATCCAAAAGGCTCGCTTCGACGGTACCAGTCGGCAGCGGCGCTCGGCCGACAACTGGTCGATGCGTGCGATCGAAGTCGTCGACGTTTGCGCCGGTTTGACACAAATGCTCAGCCGCTCATCGCGAGTGGCCGCATAA
- a CDS encoding TIGR03009 domain-containing protein, with product MMRLIRSIGLLGLLSAATCLAQQATPGQPQPATTPNANAQPTGQPFPALSAEQQARLDQLLTAWESSSNSTKRLSASFKRWQFRPLQAPKEIHATWARGEVKYQAPAQGMYRVEEMLFFNGFDDKKAPIYKKEANQPGDWWVCTGKELLEFDRANKKCEILELPPEMQGTQIVSSPLPFVFNLNAQEMKNRYWLQELPPKEQGEYWLEAWPKHQKDRAEFMKVMIIIDAKQFLPKALVLFPPNFDQRNNPERDVYEFADVQRNGNLFSKAMEGIFGQNFIDVSPPSDWKIIRNKFNAGAPPKMAQENGNAPLGQAPQSR from the coding sequence ATGATGCGTTTGATTCGATCGATCGGCCTGTTGGGCCTGCTGTCAGCGGCGACCTGCCTAGCCCAGCAAGCGACTCCGGGGCAGCCGCAACCTGCCACAACCCCCAATGCGAACGCGCAACCAACCGGCCAACCGTTTCCTGCCCTGTCGGCAGAACAACAAGCCCGGTTGGACCAACTGTTAACCGCATGGGAATCGTCCAGCAATTCGACCAAGCGGTTGTCGGCTAGTTTCAAGCGATGGCAGTTCCGCCCTTTGCAAGCACCTAAAGAAATCCACGCAACCTGGGCTCGCGGCGAAGTCAAATACCAAGCTCCCGCGCAAGGTATGTACCGCGTCGAAGAGATGTTGTTCTTCAACGGTTTCGACGACAAGAAGGCGCCGATCTACAAGAAGGAAGCAAACCAACCGGGTGATTGGTGGGTCTGTACCGGCAAGGAACTGCTGGAATTTGATCGCGCCAACAAGAAGTGCGAGATCTTAGAACTGCCCCCCGAAATGCAAGGGACTCAGATCGTTTCCAGCCCGTTGCCGTTTGTCTTCAACCTGAACGCTCAAGAGATGAAGAACCGGTATTGGCTCCAAGAACTGCCCCCAAAAGAACAAGGGGAGTATTGGTTGGAAGCGTGGCCCAAACATCAAAAGGACCGCGCTGAATTCATGAAGGTGATGATCATCATCGACGCCAAGCAATTCCTGCCCAAGGCGTTGGTCCTGTTCCCACCCAACTTTGATCAACGCAACAACCCCGAACGCGACGTCTACGAATTTGCGGACGTGCAACGCAACGGAAACTTGTTTTCCAAAGCGATGGAGGGAATCTTCGGTCAGAACTTCATCGATGTCTCGCCACCGTCGGACTGGAAGATCATTCGCAACAAGTTCAACGCGGGGGCGCCCCCCAAGATGGCTCAAGAAAACGGTAACGCTCCCCTCGGCCAAGCACCACAGAGTCGATAG
- a CDS encoding FG-GAP repeat domain-containing protein, translating into MIAFFASIGSVVATVPLSAMAESPASFQVRQLAVDANEGIAAADVDGDGKLDLVAGRFWYKNPEWTPRPLRMIEDWNGYVQSNGDYVFDVNQDGRPDVVAGSFIPTEVFWFENPGNPSLKLGKMWNKHLLVDTGQSRNEGVLFEDLDGDGRPEWIANSWAKDVPMYVGLLKPKSEAAGEQADKKDQKSEAAFSLVPTMIGKSGNGHGVGVGDLNGDGKTDILVGQGWYEQPAENPWSGEWKFHKVWDLHASLPMLIVDVDEDGRNDIIFGKGHDYGLLWWQNTGVDADGEIEFKEHLIDREFSQPHSLAWADLTGDGKPELITGKRYYAHNGNDPGGQEVPCMYYYTVDPKQAKFQRHTIDEGQVGTGLQIVVADFNQDGRNDIAVAGKSGTHLLTNVAK; encoded by the coding sequence ATGATCGCCTTTTTTGCCTCCATCGGATCGGTGGTGGCGACAGTGCCCTTGTCGGCGATGGCCGAGTCTCCCGCATCGTTCCAGGTGCGGCAATTGGCCGTCGATGCGAATGAAGGGATCGCCGCAGCCGACGTCGACGGCGATGGCAAGTTGGATCTTGTCGCCGGGCGTTTCTGGTACAAGAATCCCGAGTGGACGCCGCGACCGCTGCGGATGATCGAGGATTGGAACGGTTATGTGCAGAGCAACGGCGACTATGTCTTTGACGTCAACCAAGATGGTCGCCCCGATGTGGTCGCCGGATCGTTCATTCCCACTGAGGTCTTCTGGTTCGAGAATCCTGGCAACCCGAGCCTGAAACTTGGGAAGATGTGGAACAAACATCTGTTGGTCGATACCGGGCAATCGCGAAATGAAGGGGTTTTGTTCGAGGATCTCGACGGCGATGGTCGCCCCGAATGGATCGCCAACAGTTGGGCCAAAGATGTTCCGATGTACGTCGGTCTGCTGAAACCCAAATCGGAAGCGGCGGGGGAACAGGCTGACAAGAAGGATCAAAAATCGGAAGCCGCGTTTTCGCTGGTGCCAACCATGATAGGCAAGTCGGGAAATGGACACGGTGTCGGCGTTGGGGATCTCAACGGCGATGGCAAGACCGATATCCTGGTCGGCCAGGGTTGGTATGAACAGCCAGCCGAGAATCCTTGGTCGGGCGAGTGGAAGTTCCACAAGGTATGGGACTTGCACGCGAGCCTGCCAATGTTGATCGTCGATGTCGACGAGGATGGTCGCAACGACATCATCTTCGGCAAAGGGCACGATTACGGATTGTTGTGGTGGCAGAACACCGGCGTCGACGCCGATGGCGAGATCGAATTTAAAGAGCACTTAATCGATCGCGAATTCAGCCAACCGCACTCCTTGGCGTGGGCCGATCTGACCGGGGACGGGAAGCCCGAATTGATCACCGGGAAACGCTACTACGCCCACAACGGCAATGATCCTGGAGGGCAAGAAGTGCCATGCATGTACTACTATACCGTCGATCCTAAACAAGCTAAGTTCCAGCGACACACGATCGATGAAGGGCAGGTTGGAACCGGATTGCAAATCGTTGTCGCCGACTTCAACCAGGATGGTCGCAACGACATCGCGGTTGCCGGGAAAAGCGGAACCCATCTGCTAACGAATGTTGCTAAGTAA
- a CDS encoding DUF1559 domain-containing protein, with amino-acid sequence MRSQSKKSAFTLVELLVVIAIIGILVGLLLPAVQAAREAARRMQCSNNLKQLGLALHNYHDTFKTFPPALLGSGRYNNASYHAAHGGIKNTTGWALLLPFFEQSALADQYDYNVCSSSSSPYGGVVAGDDTINDGLYNTPLDALVCPSDPSSGLVVSTSAGSTSMYSRRNAIRTSYLFSVGSTTDYSGPWNTYSGDIRQGVFGNDGAANFAAMTDGTSTTIAIGEATGGAFKTSADYGPWGMTGTHTCCHGYLPGGSTTVVSETYAAAYRQNYSINGAYNNDALGRTYAWVFSSKHPGGANFVFADGSVHLLTETMNYLTLQQLGYIHDGLPVPSDY; translated from the coding sequence ATGAGATCGCAATCAAAGAAGTCCGCATTCACCTTGGTAGAACTCTTGGTGGTCATCGCCATTATCGGCATCCTCGTTGGGCTGTTGCTGCCCGCGGTACAGGCCGCTCGAGAAGCAGCACGCCGCATGCAGTGCAGTAACAACCTGAAACAACTCGGTCTGGCACTGCACAACTACCACGACACATTCAAGACTTTCCCACCCGCATTGTTGGGATCGGGACGCTATAACAACGCCAGCTACCACGCGGCGCACGGCGGGATCAAAAACACGACAGGCTGGGCATTGCTGTTGCCTTTCTTTGAGCAATCGGCACTCGCAGACCAGTACGATTACAACGTCTGTTCCAGCAGTTCCAGCCCCTACGGCGGCGTTGTCGCTGGGGACGATACGATCAACGATGGACTCTACAACACGCCGCTCGATGCGTTGGTCTGCCCCTCGGATCCAAGCTCCGGTTTGGTCGTTAGCACTTCGGCTGGTAGCACCAGCATGTATTCGCGACGCAATGCGATTCGCACCAGCTATCTGTTTTCCGTTGGAAGCACGACCGACTACAGCGGCCCCTGGAACACCTATTCCGGCGACATCCGCCAAGGCGTCTTTGGGAACGATGGGGCTGCAAACTTTGCCGCCATGACCGACGGCACATCGACGACGATCGCAATCGGTGAAGCGACCGGCGGCGCGTTTAAAACCTCGGCCGATTATGGCCCTTGGGGCATGACCGGCACACATACCTGCTGCCACGGGTATCTCCCCGGCGGCAGCACGACCGTGGTTTCTGAAACCTATGCCGCTGCGTACCGACAAAACTACAGCATCAACGGTGCCTACAACAACGATGCGTTGGGTCGCACGTATGCGTGGGTCTTCAGTAGCAAGCATCCCGGCGGAGCCAACTTTGTCTTTGCCGACGGGTCGGTCCATCTGCTAACCGAAACGATGAACTATCTGACCCTGCAACAACTGGGCTACATCCACGATGGCCTGCCCGTTCCGTCGGACTATTAA
- a CDS encoding D-TA family PLP-dependent enzyme: MNWKNIEGLDGVESPGLLVDSEKIQQNIDRMIEIVGGAEHIDRLFPHVKTHKMPEVTRMQVDAGITKFKAATLSEAQMAAGAGASEVLIAHQLVGPKLDRLATLIEDFPNTKFAVLTDDPQAADAINEKCGDADAPLDVYIDIDCGMHRTGIPLGARSDALRAHIDSLSGLNFAGLHVYDGHLHDPDLQQRTDKVKEILGKVALHEKEHPSPRIIVGGSPTFGIWAAETSWHLSPGTTLLWDFGYGDAHPDLPMNIAAALISRVISKPGEGKVCIDLGHKSIAAEMQLEKRFQFPDLPDAQPIGQSEEHLVLQTPAAASMQVGDIVIAIPRHICPTVALHSHATVVSGGRVTGERWQVTARDR, from the coding sequence ATGAATTGGAAAAATATCGAAGGCCTCGACGGCGTGGAATCTCCGGGGCTGCTTGTCGATTCCGAAAAGATCCAACAGAACATCGATCGGATGATCGAAATCGTCGGCGGTGCAGAGCACATCGACCGTCTGTTTCCGCATGTCAAAACGCACAAGATGCCCGAAGTCACGCGGATGCAGGTCGACGCGGGGATCACGAAATTCAAAGCGGCCACCTTGTCCGAAGCTCAAATGGCCGCCGGTGCCGGTGCCAGCGAGGTCCTGATCGCTCATCAATTGGTCGGCCCCAAGCTCGATCGCTTGGCTACTTTGATCGAAGACTTCCCCAACACAAAGTTCGCCGTCCTCACCGACGACCCGCAAGCTGCCGACGCGATCAATGAAAAGTGTGGTGACGCCGATGCTCCCTTGGATGTCTATATCGATATCGATTGTGGCATGCATCGCACCGGGATCCCGTTGGGCGCTCGAAGCGATGCATTGCGAGCGCACATCGATTCGCTGTCGGGACTGAATTTTGCTGGCCTGCACGTTTACGACGGCCATCTGCACGATCCCGATCTGCAACAGCGGACCGACAAAGTCAAAGAGATCCTCGGCAAAGTCGCCTTGCACGAGAAGGAACATCCGTCGCCGCGGATCATCGTCGGTGGATCGCCGACGTTTGGCATCTGGGCTGCGGAAACTTCCTGGCATCTCAGCCCCGGGACCACGCTGTTGTGGGATTTTGGGTACGGAGACGCCCACCCCGATCTTCCGATGAACATCGCCGCCGCGTTGATCTCCCGCGTGATCAGCAAACCGGGGGAAGGGAAGGTCTGCATCGATCTGGGCCACAAATCGATCGCCGCAGAGATGCAGTTGGAAAAACGATTCCAGTTCCCCGACCTTCCCGATGCTCAACCGATCGGCCAAAGCGAGGAACACCTGGTCCTGCAAACGCCAGCTGCCGCTTCGATGCAAGTCGGCGATATCGTGATCGCCATCCCTCGGCATATCTGCCCGACAGTCGCTTTGCATTCGCATGCGACCGTGGTCAGCGGAGGCCGAGTGACGGGCGAGCGGTGGCAAGTGACCGCTCGCGATCGGTAA
- a CDS encoding outer membrane protein assembly factor BamB family protein has protein sequence MNFSYRKPALPCLAFLLLTSFATAADPSVLSPHEATHLGLEQAWGKTLQAGSGFGRLVDITLHVDETRSRKYIDIFDGDQLVWRTPTDRLDPVRGRPMGEEAVRKAAERELIFLKARGIKGEIREKVVPQIWLYALGTDGTVQALDAETGETIWVERAGDPRQPKFSLGVDDDYVSFLCGATLIQLNAVTGGLVNTEPCKTVPMGGATIVGQYVMNPSTTGIEGHFLEDITEPPYLSMTSGHAIAKPRRFPKADMLVWPTSNELVYCMEVTATPSEMFQIQTTGNVNGRVETVGEDRIYFSTAGGHVHGFKVTRIATPLWQYSTGEPMVGDVIALDKNVYATSSYGNLYAFDAASGQLAWKNPASRVEEVLGSIGDALIVRDSSNHLTVINALNGSRAATALQSTLHRTIVNRGTDRIYLVSDTGFVQCLRPIGRELPDVKLAIEFKTETESSEPSKPAAPKPSNDNPFGAPAPGGADPFGAPAGGGDPFGAPAGGADPFGAPAGGADPFGAPAGGGAMDNADPFGAANPF, from the coding sequence ATGAACTTTTCGTACCGAAAACCGGCGCTGCCATGCCTGGCCTTTCTGTTGCTCACCTCGTTTGCAACGGCAGCCGATCCGTCCGTTTTGTCGCCACATGAAGCGACCCATCTCGGGCTCGAACAGGCTTGGGGTAAAACGCTGCAAGCGGGCTCGGGGTTCGGTCGACTGGTCGATATCACCTTGCATGTCGACGAAACCCGTTCGCGGAAATACATCGATATCTTCGATGGCGATCAACTTGTATGGCGAACACCGACAGACCGTTTGGATCCAGTGCGCGGTCGCCCGATGGGAGAAGAGGCGGTCCGCAAAGCCGCCGAGCGTGAGTTGATATTTCTCAAGGCACGTGGAATCAAGGGTGAGATCCGCGAAAAAGTGGTCCCACAAATTTGGCTCTACGCACTTGGTACCGATGGAACCGTTCAAGCACTCGACGCCGAAACCGGGGAAACAATCTGGGTCGAGCGAGCCGGAGATCCACGACAACCAAAGTTCTCGCTGGGCGTAGACGATGACTACGTCAGCTTTCTCTGCGGTGCCACGCTCATCCAACTGAACGCCGTCACCGGTGGCCTGGTTAACACCGAACCTTGCAAAACGGTTCCGATGGGCGGTGCGACCATCGTCGGCCAATACGTGATGAATCCCTCGACCACAGGTATCGAAGGGCATTTCCTGGAAGACATCACCGAGCCCCCTTATCTGTCGATGACTTCGGGGCATGCGATCGCCAAACCGCGGCGGTTCCCGAAAGCGGACATGCTCGTCTGGCCCACCAGCAACGAACTGGTCTATTGCATGGAGGTCACCGCAACACCATCGGAAATGTTCCAAATTCAAACCACTGGCAACGTCAACGGACGCGTCGAAACAGTTGGCGAAGACCGGATCTACTTCAGCACCGCCGGTGGCCATGTCCACGGATTTAAGGTCACCCGAATCGCGACGCCACTTTGGCAATACAGCACCGGCGAACCGATGGTCGGCGACGTAATCGCTTTGGACAAAAATGTCTACGCTACAAGTTCCTATGGAAATCTCTATGCCTTCGACGCCGCCAGCGGCCAACTGGCGTGGAAGAACCCCGCGTCGCGCGTCGAAGAAGTGCTCGGTTCGATCGGCGACGCTTTAATCGTGCGTGATTCGTCGAACCATTTGACGGTCATCAACGCCCTAAACGGCTCCAGAGCGGCGACAGCATTGCAAAGCACGTTGCACCGTACGATCGTCAACCGTGGAACCGATCGCATCTATCTGGTCAGCGACACCGGGTTTGTCCAATGCCTACGGCCGATCGGACGCGAACTGCCCGACGTCAAACTCGCGATCGAATTTAAGACCGAAACCGAAAGCAGCGAACCGAGCAAACCGGCCGCGCCGAAGCCCAGCAACGACAACCCGTTTGGCGCCCCTGCCCCGGGCGGTGCCGATCCCTTTGGTGCTCCGGCTGGCGGTGGCGATCCATTTGGAGCCCCCGCGGGAGGTGCCGATCCATTCGGTGCACCGGCTGGCGGTGCCGATCCGTTTGGAGCACCAGCTGGCGGTGGAGCGATGGACAACGCCGATCCGTTTGGTGCAGCCAACCCCTTCTAA
- a CDS encoding carboxypeptidase-like regulatory domain-containing protein, whose protein sequence is MRYNVIMMLVAAACAGCGSPSTGPSTVSVQGTVTLDGKPVEGADVYFISGQFSSSAKTDAAGVYDLVGGAIPGPNTVYISKLSIPAGAMAGIDGAIDEGQMMAMAGDPALARSKSGPKQLLPPRYSDPGKTELKVSVPDAGGEAIDFGLESK, encoded by the coding sequence ATGCGTTACAACGTTATTATGATGCTCGTCGCGGCCGCCTGTGCCGGTTGTGGTTCTCCGTCGACAGGTCCCTCGACGGTCAGCGTGCAGGGGACAGTGACTCTCGATGGCAAGCCAGTCGAGGGGGCCGACGTCTATTTCATCAGTGGCCAATTCAGCAGCTCGGCAAAGACCGACGCCGCCGGAGTCTATGACCTGGTCGGCGGGGCGATTCCCGGCCCCAACACCGTCTACATCAGCAAGCTGTCGATTCCCGCGGGAGCGATGGCGGGTATCGATGGAGCAATCGACGAGGGGCAGATGATGGCGATGGCGGGCGATCCGGCGCTCGCCCGATCAAAGTCGGGTCCCAAACAGCTGCTGCCGCCGCGTTACAGCGATCCCGGCAAGACGGAGCTAAAAGTATCGGTCCCTGATGCGGGGGGCGAAGCCATCGACTTTGGCTTGGAATCGAAATAA
- a CDS encoding helix-turn-helix domain-containing protein, with product MKKQTRPVEVTIPACGVFVLESHHAADFQMEPSRHPFTEIFHVMQGSGKIQIDHCHVGCQADDTIVIPPGCEHTIIDAPEFPLSLYGICIATELYAWQGISPDWCKAGVRPINKLALPGIRDALRRMLYEQSIPRQGSDLTIVGLTMQLLGTLAGNNAKAPPPRQPPTPLAGAAEAVAHYIEQLHGRFFEATDLDSAAAQLGISRRRFTQLFRQSTGQTWLQFLTDRRVEHACHLLKQTDRTIVSIAFECGFEDLSSFYRAFKRRLHVAPNKWRNR from the coding sequence GTGAAAAAGCAAACGCGTCCGGTCGAGGTGACGATCCCCGCCTGTGGCGTGTTTGTTTTGGAAAGTCATCACGCCGCCGACTTCCAAATGGAACCGTCGCGCCACCCCTTCACGGAGATCTTCCATGTGATGCAGGGATCTGGAAAGATCCAGATCGATCACTGCCACGTCGGGTGCCAGGCGGACGATACGATCGTGATCCCACCGGGATGCGAACATACGATCATCGATGCTCCCGAGTTCCCACTTTCGCTCTACGGGATCTGCATCGCCACGGAACTCTATGCCTGGCAAGGCATCTCGCCCGACTGGTGTAAAGCGGGCGTACGACCGATCAACAAGCTCGCGTTGCCCGGAATCCGCGATGCCCTGCGACGAATGCTTTATGAGCAATCGATCCCTCGGCAAGGGAGCGACCTAACGATCGTGGGTCTAACGATGCAGTTGCTAGGCACATTGGCAGGCAACAACGCAAAGGCACCACCACCGCGCCAGCCACCCACACCACTTGCAGGGGCCGCCGAAGCGGTGGCGCACTATATCGAACAATTACATGGCCGTTTCTTTGAAGCAACCGATCTCGATTCGGCTGCAGCGCAGCTAGGAATCAGCCGCCGTCGGTTCACGCAATTGTTTCGACAATCGACAGGTCAAACCTGGTTGCAATTCCTAACCGACCGTCGGGTGGAGCACGCATGTCACCTACTGAAGCAAACCGATCGAACCATTGTCTCGATTGCCTTTGAGTGTGGCTTTGAAGACTTGTCGAGCTTCTACCGCGCGTTCAAGCGACGGTTACATGTCGCGCCTAACAAGTGGCGCAACCGGTAA
- a CDS encoding nucleotide pyrophosphohydrolase encodes MAEITIADAQKLVDDWIQTLGVRYFSELTNLAQLTEEVGELARILSRQFGDQVAKPGESPGDAGDELADILFVTICLANQMGIDLSDAFERNLVKKTVRDHDRHRNNPKLYDDRR; translated from the coding sequence ATGGCTGAAATCACGATTGCCGATGCACAGAAGTTGGTGGACGATTGGATTCAAACGTTGGGAGTTCGCTACTTTAGCGAACTGACCAACCTCGCCCAGCTGACCGAAGAAGTGGGCGAACTGGCTCGAATCCTCTCGCGTCAATTTGGCGATCAAGTGGCGAAACCGGGCGAGAGCCCGGGGGATGCCGGGGATGAGCTGGCCGATATCCTGTTTGTCACCATCTGTTTGGCAAACCAAATGGGGATCGACCTGAGCGACGCCTTCGAACGGAATCTTGTCAAGAAGACGGTTCGCGATCACGATCGTCATCGGAACAATCCCAAGTTATACGACGACCGGCGTTAG
- a CDS encoding DUF6655 family protein, which yields MLSDAVDRSISAIDFRPLAGKKVYLDTTYLAAVKGILFVNSDYIISSLRQQIIAAGCLLEEDRKTAELIIEARVGTLGADGYQVSYGIPASNALSTAASLVAEAPPVPTIPEISFARRESNEASAKIAVFAYDRETRKAVWQSGISRSESDSRDTWVLGVGPFESGTVRESTRLAGRDLPSSHKEDHSHSSGASPLRPPVDLNAQTRFEDGYPIVPGAPPQPDLMNESSEAVVLDASQGGELKTVSFEEAAKHADTPSGEAAKKPAGKPAEAKKPAKK from the coding sequence TTGTTGTCCGACGCCGTCGACCGCAGCATATCGGCGATCGACTTTCGTCCGCTGGCTGGGAAAAAGGTCTATCTCGATACGACGTATCTGGCGGCGGTGAAAGGAATTCTGTTCGTCAACTCCGACTACATCATCAGTTCGCTGCGACAGCAGATCATCGCCGCGGGCTGTCTGCTGGAAGAAGACCGCAAAACAGCGGAACTGATCATCGAAGCTCGGGTCGGCACGCTTGGTGCCGATGGCTACCAAGTCAGCTACGGCATCCCCGCTAGCAACGCATTGTCGACCGCTGCGTCCCTGGTCGCCGAAGCGCCACCGGTTCCCACGATTCCTGAGATCTCGTTTGCGCGCCGCGAGTCGAACGAAGCGTCTGCAAAAATCGCGGTGTTTGCATACGATCGTGAAACCCGCAAAGCGGTCTGGCAATCGGGGATCTCACGCAGCGAATCGGATTCCCGCGACACATGGGTCCTGGGCGTTGGACCGTTTGAAAGTGGCACCGTGCGAGAAAGTACGCGTTTGGCCGGACGCGATCTCCCCTCGTCCCACAAGGAAGACCACTCCCATTCCAGTGGCGCATCGCCACTGCGGCCCCCCGTCGACCTCAACGCTCAAACTCGATTCGAAGATGGGTATCCGATCGTCCCCGGTGCGCCACCGCAACCAGATCTGATGAACGAATCGAGCGAGGCGGTCGTGTTGGATGCATCCCAAGGGGGAGAACTGAAAACCGTTTCGTTTGAAGAAGCTGCCAAACACGCCGATACACCGTCGGGCGAAGCTGCCAAGAAACCGGCGGGCAAGCCCGCAGAGGCAAAAAAACCAGCAAAGAAATAG
- a CDS encoding MaoC family dehydratase yields MIEKLYLEDLCKGDHWVSPSQTITREHVLRFADLTGDHDPLHVDDEFASKSAFRQPIAHGLLGLSIMAGLSSKHPSVHTIAFTELDDWQFKHPIFFGDTVHVETEIVAIQPYGRRAGKVTWFRQLVNQNGQVVQQGSLDTIVAARQPRKSKRTDRTTTKIQESV; encoded by the coding sequence TTGATCGAAAAACTTTATCTGGAAGATCTCTGCAAAGGGGATCATTGGGTCAGCCCCAGTCAAACGATCACGCGCGAGCATGTGCTCCGTTTTGCCGACCTGACCGGCGACCACGATCCACTGCACGTCGACGACGAATTTGCCAGCAAGTCGGCCTTTCGCCAACCGATCGCCCACGGTCTGCTGGGGCTTTCGATCATGGCGGGGCTCTCGTCGAAACATCCCTCGGTCCATACGATCGCCTTTACCGAACTCGACGACTGGCAATTCAAGCATCCCATCTTCTTTGGCGACACGGTCCACGTGGAGACCGAAATCGTGGCGATTCAGCCTTACGGACGTCGCGCCGGCAAGGTGACTTGGTTCCGCCAGCTGGTCAATCAGAACGGACAAGTCGTCCAACAGGGGAGCCTCGACACGATCGTCGCCGCTCGCCAACCTCGCAAATCGAAACGCACCGATCGAACGACGACCAAGATTCAGGAATCGGTCTGA
- a CDS encoding type 1 glutamine amidotransferase domain-containing protein, which translates to MPVLTKHKILVFVGDIYEDLELWYPKLRLIEAGARVVVAGPAANTNYAGKNGYPCTSDAAIDDMDAADFTGLVVPGGFMPDKLRRDPKVLQIVRDFHEAGKPIGAICHGGWIPISAGVYKGIRVTGSPGIKDDLINAGAIWEDAAVVIDRNHVTSRRPDDLPDFCRGLIEVLTAG; encoded by the coding sequence ATGCCTGTATTAACTAAACACAAGATTTTGGTCTTCGTCGGGGACATCTACGAGGATCTTGAACTTTGGTATCCGAAGCTGCGTTTGATCGAAGCGGGAGCAAGGGTGGTGGTCGCGGGGCCCGCAGCGAACACGAATTATGCTGGCAAAAACGGCTATCCCTGCACCTCCGACGCGGCGATCGACGATATGGATGCAGCCGATTTCACCGGTTTGGTCGTTCCCGGTGGCTTCATGCCCGATAAACTGCGCCGCGACCCGAAGGTTTTGCAGATCGTTCGCGATTTTCATGAAGCGGGGAAACCGATCGGGGCGATCTGCCATGGCGGTTGGATTCCGATTTCCGCCGGCGTCTACAAAGGTATCCGCGTCACCGGTTCGCCCGGGATTAAAGACGATCTGATCAATGCCGGTGCGATTTGGGAAGATGCCGCCGTCGTGATCGACCGCAATCATGTCACCAGTCGACGCCCCGACGACCTGCCCGATTTCTGCCGCGGGTTGATCGAAGTGCTGACAGCTGGATAG